The region CAGTATTGTGTTGGCGTAATTGCAAAGACGCTCGTAGTAGGTTCTGAAAATTGTCTCAAAAACCTGCTCATCGCCCTGTCGCAATGCATCCACAATATTTTTATCCAATAGCTCCAACTAGGACTTATCTGGGAAGTAAAGATAAATAATAACATAATGCTGCCGATTTATTGTGTTTAATTAATGACAACTTTATGTTAAGATACCACTAGTTTGATGAAATAATATATTTTGATTTTTACCACAAAGTGAAACTAAGGATACTCGAAGTCCACAAAGGAATTTAGAGGACAAGCAGCACTTTGTGCTCTTTGTGATGTACTTTGAGCCCTTTGTGGTTTTATCTTCTTCAAAATAAAAAAACCCGACTAAGTTTAGCCGGGCTCATATATTTCAGAATGATTATTATAATCCAAACTCTTTCTTTAAGATATCAACATAGTCGAGTTTTTCCCAGGTGAAAAATTCCACAACCCGTTTCTCTGTTTTTTCTCCACTTCCATTCGCATTAACCACAAATTCAACCTCACGTTTATAGTAATCGCGACCAAAGTGGCCATAGGCTGCTGTTTCCTCAAAAATTGGATTTTTCAATCCAAAGCGCTTAACAATTGCTGCTGGGCGCATATCGAATACTTTTTGAACTTTCTGAGCAATTTCACCATCGGTGAGTTTTACCTTCGATGTTCCGTAGGTATTCACGTAAAGACCTACCGGTTGTGCCACGCCAATTGCGTAAGCAACCTGAATCAGAACCTCATCGGCAATGCCGGCTGCAACCATATTCTTAGCAATATGACGGGCTGCATAGGCGGCAGAGCGGTCAACCTTCGATGAATCCTTACCCGAGAAAGCACCACCACCGTGAGCACCTTTACCACCGTAGGTATCAACAATAATCTTACGTCCTGTTAGGCCTGTATCGCCGTGTGGACCGCCAATTACAAACTTTCCAGTTGGGTTAACATGTAGAATAAAATCATCCTTGAAAAGTTTTTGAACTCGCTCAGGAAATTTCGACTTTGCTCTTGGTATTAAGATGTTTTTAACATCCATCCGGATTTTTTCGAGCATTCTGTTATCGTCAGCATCAAACTCATCGTGCTGAGTTGAAACCACAATGGTATGAATCCTTACAGGTTGGTTGTTGTCATCGTATTCTAGTGTCACCTGCGATTTTGCATCGGGACGTAAGTATGTCATTTCCTTGCCCTCACGACGAATCTTTGCAAGCTCCATCAACAATACGTGCGAAAGCACTAATGAAAGAGGCATATAGTCGTCGGTTTCGCGACTGGCATAGCCAAACATCATTCCCTGATCGCCGGCTCCTTGATTCTCCTCTGTATCGCGCACGACGCCACGATTAATGTCGGGCGATTGCTCATGAATTGATGAAATCACACCACACGACTCGGAATCAAAACGGTACTCCTGCTTAGTATAGCCTATCCTCTTGATGACCCTACGGGCAACTTCCTGAACGTCAACATAACCCTTTGTTCGAACTTCTCCACTAAGAACAGCCAACCCGGTTGTTACAAGTGTTTCGCAAGCCACCTTAGAATCAGGGTCTCTGCGTAAAAACTCATCGAGTAATGCATCTGAAATTTGATCAGCAATCTTATCGGGATGCCCTTCGGATACGCTTTCGGATGTAAATAAATATCCCATCTTATTTAATGTTTTGATTGATTAACAAAAAATCGAGGGGAAGGTTTGGGTGATTGCCAGATATATTCTGTTTTAGCACTTATTTATTGTGGTTGCAATCAGACAAATCTTTCCACATTCGAGCCACAAAGGTAAATAAAAAGTATAAAGACCCATGAAAATTTTTCAAAATAGTTCAGGTATCAAACTATGATATCGATCAACCCAATCATTTTACATCGGGTTCAAAGAATATCCATTGAATAGTAGAAACTTCTTTTTTCAACTCCCGTTCGCAAGTGTTAATATTGTCAATCAACTGATCCACTGAATCCACATTCAGCATTTTTACCTTAACGGCCACCATCAACTGCGATCCCAACTGCAGAGTAATCAAGTTTAAAACCCTCTCAATCTCTGGCCTTGTTTCCAGAAAATTTCGTATTTGCTCGTTGGTTTCTTCGTCTGCACTTTGGCCTATCAGTAAGCCTTTAACCTTAACAGCAATAAAAAGAGAAATTACAATTAGTAAAGCACCTATGCCTATACTTCCTATTGCATCAAAGACTGGATTTCCGGTAACAATCGATAGTATTACCGACAACATGGCAAAGCTT is a window of Tenuifilaceae bacterium CYCD DNA encoding:
- the metK gene encoding S-adenosylmethionine synthase, producing MGYLFTSESVSEGHPDKIADQISDALLDEFLRRDPDSKVACETLVTTGLAVLSGEVRTKGYVDVQEVARRVIKRIGYTKQEYRFDSESCGVISSIHEQSPDINRGVVRDTEENQGAGDQGMMFGYASRETDDYMPLSLVLSHVLLMELAKIRREGKEMTYLRPDAKSQVTLEYDDNNQPVRIHTIVVSTQHDEFDADDNRMLEKIRMDVKNILIPRAKSKFPERVQKLFKDDFILHVNPTGKFVIGGPHGDTGLTGRKIIVDTYGGKGAHGGGAFSGKDSSKVDRSAAYAARHIAKNMVAAGIADEVLIQVAYAIGVAQPVGLYVNTYGTSKVKLTDGEIAQKVQKVFDMRPAAIVKRFGLKNPIFEETAAYGHFGRDYYKREVEFVVNANGSGEKTEKRVVEFFTWEKLDYVDILKKEFGL